The genomic stretch TCGATAACCTTCATACGTATATTGGATAGCTCGAAAATAAGAAAGCTTAATCCATTTCTTATATAGGGACTTCCATAAAATCTCTATAGGAACTATATGATACTCCTTCTCCAAGTCAATAGAAATTAAGTTCAAGTCTTATTGGTCCATCCGATATTGCCCCATCACACATCGTAGTATATAGATTTCTTCCATGGTCGAAATCATAGGCATAAAACCAAATTGATTCTCAGTGACATGAGTCTCTTTTCTTAGTCTTTGTGCATTCACTATTTAACATAACTTCATGGCATGACTCATAAGTTTAATCCCCGTATAGTTTTCCCAATTTTGTATATCCCTTATGTTCTTATAGATTGGAACTAAAATGATTCTTCTCCATTCATCCAAAATTTTCTTTGACACCAATGCATCTATATCCAATCATTTCCATACTTCAATAGGTATGTTGTCTGAACCAACCGCCTTACTGTTACTCGTCCTTTTCAATGCTTATTTTAAATCTTGTTTCTAAATCTGACTGTAGTAATTATAGTTTTGATCCTCTTCTCCAATGTCGAGCCTAATAGATTTCAGTGAAATAGCACATTCTTCATTAAATAAATTATAGTAAAACTTCTTTCACATGTCCTTTATATTCTTTTCCTAAACCAAGACTTTATCCTCTTCATTCTTAATACACCTCACTTGATCAAAATCCCTTATCCTTTTTTCTCTCCCTTAGCAGACAGATATATATTTCTCCCTCCTTGATTCCTAAAGATTAGTATAATCCGTCAATATCTTGGTTTTTGGCTTCATTCACCGCCCTCTTGGTCTCATTCTTAACTTTCTTATACTTTTCCCAGGTTTCAACATTTTTACACCTAGATCATTTTTAAAAGCAATCCATTTTTACTATTGCCTAACTCTGAACACTTTCATTCCACCACCATGATTCTTTACCATTAGGTCTAAAACCTTTTTATTCTTCTAACGTTTCTTTAGCTATTTTTATAATATCTTGGGCCATATTACTCCACAAATTATTTTCGCTTCCTTGTGGTCGTCCAAACCCTCCCTTCAAGATCTTGTGTTAGAAATTTCCTAATATATTACCATTCAAATGTCACCACTTGACACGTGGTTCTCCAATGCAATATTTTAGAAACCACTAAATATTGGGTCACTGGTTCATTGGCCGAACCATTGGGTCACTAGTCGAATCGCATGATTAAACTGGATAAAACTGGAAAATTCAGTTGAATAAACATGTCATAACAAAACTATATAGGTATTAAACCAGTCGAAGCGAATGACTCGGTCTCTAAAAAAATCACTAGCACCTTAAAAATATGAAACTATCATAATTTCACAAGTTCATTCTTTAAATTCAAATTCTAAACATAGTCATCACTAACAAAAAAATAGTACAAaatacaaatcaaaataaaatttgaaCAAAGTCTAATTGCAACATAATATAATTTCATATTTTATAACAAAAAAGTTGTAATATATAATAAATTTAGTTCTAAGGAGGGAAAATTGTTTCAATGTTGGGCTCTCCTTCTTCATCAAAACCTTCCACGTCAAAATCAACTGCAACGTCTTCCCCATAAACGATATCATACTACTCTACGATCGTTTCTCCACACATGCCTTTACTTGGTTAACCAATCTTGCAATTCTCATCGTGAACTCGCTAATTGTTTCTTTTTCTTCCATTTGAATCAACTTCAGTTTCCtcttgtgagtttgtaacctcaccatTTTTGCCTTGTATGCTCCTGTATAACTTTTCTCCATGGTTTCTCAAACTTCCTTTGAGGATGTGCAATCATCAAACTTCTTAAAtttatctgcatcaacacattgttGAATCAGATATAACGCCTTGTAATCTTTTGTCCTCTCTTCCTTATTCTTATTCCTATATGCAACTGTTGTACCTTCTACAAGTGGAGTAACATCGTTCTTGATCGCTTCAATAACATCTTGATAACCAAACAACACCTTCATCTACTTGCATCACTTATCGTAATTCTTTGCATCGAGAATTGGGAGATCTGCACGGATTCATTCATTGGAAATGGAAATCAATTTTGCACTCTGAGTGTTTGATGGATCGGGCCAGGTTTTTGATGGCAAATGTTAAAACAAGGAACCACATGAATGATGATTTTCAATGCGGAGAGTAAGAGAGTGGGAGAATGAGAGAGAGTAAATATTGAGGGTGAAAATGGTGAAGACTTTATTATTGAAACGCCCAAGGGGTATATGTACATTTACATGGAATGAGGTACATGTAACAAACAAAAAACTACTGTTGTAATCGATTACAACCCCGCAATAATCGGTTACTAAACGCTTTTGTTTCATTGATATAGTGTGGTAACCAATTGCATTCCTGCAATAATCAGTTACAATTCAATCATGTTTCAACTGTAACCGGTTACAATCACGCATTAAGCAATATTTATTCAAATTTTTATTGTAACATTGTCTCTCAAGCACATGTACTACAAAGTATGTACGCACTCTTGTCGAGTATATCTATCTTATTTGTGGTATTTATATTTCTGAGAAATTCTTATCTACTCATTAGAACAAAAAATTATCTTGAAAATCTCTTGaatttaaataatttaataaataattaaatataataaaattaaataacaTTAAATGATTGATTGGAAGTACATTATTCGACTTTAGAGGTGGATAGAAAATTATCACCtaaatttatttattattttgtttcaaatgaagtttatgatttttgcatatagtaatataatatatttatttattttcatttatttgTTATGGTAACTTAACATAAtcttttttatttaaatttttattgTAATATTTTATTGTAAATTGAATAATTTAAtcttttattaatatattttattgacaagttttaatttattattgacatactttattttaatatattttgCTTATAAAAAAAATCGGTTTTTCTATTCACTCGGTCAAATATTACAAGTAACCATCAAATGAAATAAAGTACTACGCATGCATTAAGAGATTATCTTCAAATCAGAGAAAACAGAAATTAATGTCATGAAGCATTATCATGCGATTCAAAAAACTTTCGTGCAAGGGAATTCAATCACCATGCAACATTAGACTTCAGCAAATCATAATTCCAAATATTGTTTGCCcatatatattatatttttattttggGTAGGTTGTTCGCTATTCTGTTTTCACATGTAGTTTAATGAGTTTTAACCAAATTGAAAATCCCCTTAGACAGAACAAAAGCTACCATGTTctttaaataataatataaaataactaaataaataaaagaaacaaTGAAATATGCCGTGGCAGCAAATTCAGATTAATTTAAAGTTTTTTTATATCTATATAAACCACCACTTCCATTTTATTTCAATTCATATCAATTTACATTTCTTTCTCCAACACATAAACATACACACCTCAACTCAACAAGGCTTTCTTTGATAACAACAAAATGGTTTCTAACAACCAAAAACAATACATGTGTGTTCTGTTCCTCATCCTTGCTCTCAATATCACCAATGTAATGTCCCGAAAGCTGCAACAATCAACATCATCACCATCCTTAGAAGAAAGACACGAGCAATGGATGACAGAATATAGCAAAGTGTATAATGATGATGCTGAGAAAGACAAACGTTTCATGATATTCAAGGACAATGTTGAATTCATTGAATCATTCAATGATGCCAACAACAAACCTTACAAACTAAGTGTTAATCACCTTGCTGATTTGACTCTTGACGAATTTAAAGCTTCTCGTAATGGTTACAAAAAGAGGTCTTCTACTACTGAGTTAACTTCAACATCATTTATGTATGAAGATGTTACTTCTATTCCAGCATCTGTAGATTGGAGGGTAAAAGGAGCTGTTACTCCAATCAAGGACCAAGGTCAATGTGGTAAGTAACATAAACAATGAACAATATTTTACTAGATATTATTTGTTTCGAATAATTAAtgtttgttttgaaaatgaatcAAGGGAGTTGCTGGGCATTTTCAACTGTTGCTGCAACTGAAGGTATCAACCAAATAACAACAGGTAAACTAGTATCTCTCTCAGAACAAGAGCTAGTTGATTGTGACACAAAAGGTGAAGACCAAGGTTGTGAAGGAGGTTTAATGGAAGATGGATTTGAATTTATCATTAAAAATGGTGGAATCACAAGTGAGACGAATTACCCTTATAAAGCAACTGATGGAAGTTGTAACACTGCAACAACCGTTCCTGTTGCTAAGATTAAAGGATACGAGAAAGTTCCGGTTAACAGTGAGGATGCACTTCTCAAAGCTGTGGCTAACCAACCAATATCAGTTTCTATTGATGCTAGTGATTCAAGTTTCATGTTTTATTCGCATGGAATTTATACAGGAGAATGCGGAACTGAGTTAGATCATGGCGTTACTGCTGTTGGTTATGGAAGTGCAAATGGTACTGACTATTGGTTGGTTAAGAATTCATGGGGAACAGTGTGGGGTGAGAAAGGATACATAAGAATGCAAAGAGGTATAGCTGCTAAGGAAGGCTTGTGTGGCATTGCCATGGATTCTTCATATCCAACTGCTTAATTAACAACTCCAATTATGTATAGATTCAATCTCGATCATGCTTGTATTTTCCTTTTCTATATGAAATTATACATTCATACATGTAAACTTATATTTTGAAAACATTAATACATTAATATGAAATCTATATAGTTGTGTTATTTAAACAAAGGATAGACACACTACACGATTGCATCCATAACAACAACAAATCCAAAACTTATCTTATTAAGTATCATCAGTTATGTGAATCAACTTTTATTATAATGTTCTATTTATGATTATATTTCTATCCAAATCATTAATCTCTAGATCTTTCATAATAATTTCTCTTATTGTTTTTGTAGGTCTTTCTCTGTCTCTAATGGTTTGACTCATCTTCATTTCATCTACTCTCTTTATTTTTGAAACTACATGTCTTCTCTCTATAAACTCAAATCAACTAAATATATTTTCCACCATATCTTCTACTATAAATTTTAGGGGAAAATATGGGTGAGAAAAATCTAGAAAGGAGGGATGAATAGACATTTCTTTAAAACTTATTTCGGAAAGTTTTTCTCAAAAAtcataatttttataaaattgGACAGCGGAAATTTTATTGCATATACGTTGGATTTGTACGACGAGTTACTCAATTTTTAgacaataaaataaaatatatagaACTATGAACAACCTAGCTAATCAATGTATTAATCAACTTAAAAACAAAAATTAACAGCTTCAATGtgaatttttttcttcttttgttgtGCACATCCAACACAGTTTAAATGCCATGACCTTCACTCAATCTTGATTGTCCTCTTACTCATATCCAAAATCTGCTCTAAGCATCTGCTCCGTTGTGATCTTTACTTAATCTTATTAGTATCTTGTCTGAACAATTGGCTCATCTGAAGTAATAGAAACTCTCAAACTCATTTCGCAACAACCTTTACTCAGTTCTACAAAAGTCTTCGGTGGAGAAGAAATCCTTTCTTTTTTACTTCTGCTGGATTTTCAATTCCAAGCAACGCCCAAATCTTGACCTACAACTCAAGTACTTCACAAACATCAATGATAAAAGACACTTCTCATGATAGATCACATGTTCTCTAAGAATTAAGAAGCAAACAACTCATAGTATCTTATTAGAGGTTAAAAAAGATTAGATCTAAAATCTAATTGTGATTAAGTGTACTTTAAAAGCTAAAAACTTCATTTTTGAAAGGCTCTCAAAGTTATGATGATAACACACACTCTTTTGAAAAATGACATAAAATGATTTATATATGTGCTTGAGATATAGCACTAAAATTGAGTAAAAATACTCATTTGAGATATAGAACACACTCTCAAAGAAGGTGAATATATACAGTCGAAATAAAGACTTACCTCAGGAATCTCAGTGTTAAAGCTAGATCTCCCGCTCTCTGTGTCCTTCGACTGAAGTTTAGTAGTGGGAGTACTTGCATAATCCTTCCTGGTTGATTTAACAATGGACCTTTGAGAAGAGACCTTCGTGATTTTCTTCTTTTTCTGAGGAGGAGAGATTAGCTCTGGAGATTCGTCACCAGACTCTTCATTAGGAACTTTATCCTCCTCTTTCTCCTCTTCACTCTTTCTCTTCTGGATTgttgggggttttcgacttacctagtcatgcagATCAAAGCCAGTTAGTTTTAAAAGGGAAAAAATAAATGAGAAGAAAAAAGGGTTGTACCTTTGTCGAATGTTTCTTAGCAGCACTTGGTGATGCTTCAACAGAAGTTTTCTTGGCAGGAATCCtcacggctaaggaaagaaagaaGATTCAGAAACAGATATAAGAAACACATGATAATACAGTTAGAATAACAAAAGGAAAAATCATgttttctgtgaacaccttcaagaatgggatcttccacgcgaacgtgttctattccaatatgaaggtgtcctgggtattcacccagatgatacttagtcggaaccacacgctcagcaggttttttgtcctgttgacgaagaattttcataaaatccccacaaacgaaccaatctggaaatggagggctaAAGCCACGCCAAATTCAGCAGTTGGCAAAGGAGGAAACTTTGGTGGATGACAactgaaagccaggtcatagcgcgcctctggtcgaatatttgaaggcaatgacaatttttcaaacttctccgtcaatttacgttttaactctgctgctgcttcgtgtatggttcgactaagatcatcaggtctatacgcagtttcgaaatatttttgaaatttttgtatttccctaatgtgtctttgaataccttttttggtccgatcctgcacaaaagcgaaagcatTTGTTAAATGTGTAGCAAAGGCAGCCACGTCAaaaaatttgttggaataataATCTTTCCACCATTCATCAAATTCAGGAGTACATAGGAATGATGGTCGGATGTCGAGAGAGTCATCAGTCAGTTTCTTCGACAGTTCTTTGCCCTCACCTTCAGTATGAAGGGAGTTGTAGAAGATGATGGATCCTTTCTTGGGGAATATAGGTCGAGGTTTTATCTGGATCAGGCCAaactgtctagaaacaaggttgggttgataaactatcaaagTAATTTGGGTTTTAGTGGCATTACgataagaaaaaaggagcctaggggttaagaatgattcccaaacattcagaaataTATTTTCATCCTTCTACATTTCCaaaggcagttgttgggtaaaccatttaggtccaatttttctatcagcaaaaggtgTCATGGTCGAAGTAAACTGATACCTCTTGGAAAACATCATGACATAGCCTttgaaagcttgtcgaaggctaatcccttcatcagttggcgttatgtgcaccaaccttggccattcgacagtcctatttttcacttcttcttcATCTACCTCTGGCTCTACAGGGAAAGAAGCTTCAAAGGTGGCATTAAGCCATAATTGCAAGAGCCATAAAGGTCCTGATAAGTTGATTTTACCTTGGGTTTTGATGGTTTTCAAAAGATGTACGCTCTCACTCAGAGATTCGTAAAGGCtcgccagaatcatttcgctcaaacatagttttgtgcctgcatgaagctgattggctatggtgaTGAATCTCTTGGCAACTTGGAGGGAGCGAGAGCAGAACACATATTTGGATAGCCACAGAGTCAAAAAGGCTATGTGTTCAACATCTGAGACTTTCGTGGTGCTCTTGTCATGATAATAGGACGTAAATAAATAATACGGGGCGAGGCTAG from Lathyrus oleraceus cultivar Zhongwan6 chromosome 7, CAAS_Psat_ZW6_1.0, whole genome shotgun sequence encodes the following:
- the LOC127107309 gene encoding senescence-specific cysteine protease SAG39, yielding MVSNNQKQYMCVLFLILALNITNVMSRKLQQSTSSPSLEERHEQWMTEYSKVYNDDAEKDKRFMIFKDNVEFIESFNDANNKPYKLSVNHLADLTLDEFKASRNGYKKRSSTTELTSTSFMYEDVTSIPASVDWRVKGAVTPIKDQGQCGSCWAFSTVAATEGINQITTGKLVSLSEQELVDCDTKGEDQGCEGGLMEDGFEFIIKNGGITSETNYPYKATDGSCNTATTVPVAKIKGYEKVPVNSEDALLKAVANQPISVSIDASDSSFMFYSHGIYTGECGTELDHGVTAVGYGSANGTDYWLVKNSWGTVWGEKGYIRMQRGIAAKEGLCGIAMDSSYPTA